One segment of Cololabis saira isolate AMF1-May2022 chromosome 9, fColSai1.1, whole genome shotgun sequence DNA contains the following:
- the LOC133451345 gene encoding serine/threonine-protein phosphatase 2A catalytic subunit alpha isoform — translation MEDKSFTKELDQWVEQLHDCRQLAETQVRTLCEKAKEILTKESNVQEVRCPVTVCGDVHGQFHDLMELFKIGGKSPDTNYLFMGDYVDRGYYSVETVTLLVTLKVRFPERITILRGNHESRQITQVYGFYDECLRKYGNANVWKFFTDLFDYLPLTALVDGQIFCLHGGLSPSIDTLDHIRALDRLQEVPHEGPMCDLLWSDPDDRGGWGISPRGAGYTFGQDISETFNHANGLTLVSRAHQLVMEGYNWGHDKNVVTIFSAPNYCYRCGNQAAIMELDDTLKYSFLQFDPAPRRGEPHVTRRTPDYFL, via the exons ATGGAGGACAAGTCCTTCACCAAGGAGCTGGACCAGTGGGTCGAGCAGCTGCACGACTGCAGGCAGCTGGCCGAGACCCAAGTTAGGACGCTCTGCGAGAAG GCCAAGGAGATCCTGACCAAGGAGTCCAATGTCCAGGAG GTGCGGTGTCCGGTGACGGTGTGCGGGGACGTGCACGGCCAGTTCCACGACCTGATGGAGCTTTTTAAGATCGGAGGAAAAAGCCCGGACACCAACTACCTGTTCATGGGAGACTACGTGGACCGGGGCTACTACTCCGTGGAGACGGTCACGCTGCTGGTCACGCTCaag GTCCGGTTCCCGGAGCGGATCACCATCCTGAGGGGGAACCACGAGTCCCGTCAGATCACGCAGGTGTACGGTTTCTACGACGAGTGTCTGAGGAAGTACGGCAACGCCAACGTGTGGAAGTTCTTCACCGACCTGTTTGACTACCTGCCCCTGACGGCCCTGGTGGACGGACAg ATCTTCTGTCTCCACGGaggtctctctccctccatagACACTCTGGATCACATACGAGCTCTGGACCGCCTGCAGGAAGTTCCTCACGAG GGTCCCATGTGCGACCTGCTCTGGTCCGACCCGGACGACCGCGGTGGGTGGGGCATCTCCCCCCGCGGAGCCGGCTACACCTTCGGACAAGACATCTCTGAAACCTTCAACCACGCTAACGGCCTCACGCTGGTGTCCCGCGCCCACCAGCTGGTGATGGAG ggCTACAACTGGGGCCACGACAAGAACGTGGTGACGATCTTCAGCGCTCCCAACTACTGTTACCGCTGTGGAAACCAGGCGGCAATCATGGAGCTGGACGACACCCTCAAATACTCTTT CCTCCAGTTTGACCCCGCCCCTCGCCGCGGGGAGCCCCATGTGACCAGACGCACTCCTGACTACTTCCTGTGA